The Streptomyces europaeiscabiei genome window below encodes:
- a CDS encoding TetR/AcrR family transcriptional regulator, whose translation MTTEVKPSSRERLLEAAATLTYRDGVNVGVEALCKAAGVSKRSMYQLFESKDDLLAASLKEHTASFVAALLPPADDGRTPRERILHVFEQLESQSGAPDFQGCRYLAVQIELKDQTHPASRVAHQIKAKLTAFFRAEAEQGGASDPDLLARQLILVFDGASARAGIGADTITGLIAPTVVTLLDTAGVR comes from the coding sequence ATGACCACCGAAGTGAAGCCAAGTTCCAGAGAGCGGCTGCTGGAGGCAGCGGCCACGCTCACCTACCGAGACGGTGTCAACGTCGGCGTCGAGGCCCTGTGCAAGGCGGCGGGAGTGTCGAAGCGCTCCATGTACCAGCTGTTCGAGAGCAAGGACGACCTGCTGGCGGCAAGTCTGAAGGAGCACACTGCCTCCTTCGTGGCCGCTCTCCTGCCCCCGGCGGACGACGGCCGCACCCCCCGCGAACGGATCCTGCACGTCTTCGAGCAACTGGAGTCGCAGTCGGGCGCGCCCGACTTCCAGGGCTGCCGGTACCTGGCTGTGCAGATCGAGCTCAAGGATCAGACCCACCCCGCGAGCCGGGTGGCACACCAGATCAAGGCGAAACTGACGGCCTTCTTCCGTGCCGAGGCAGAACAGGGCGGCGCGAGCGACCCCGACCTGCTGGCCCGGCAGCTCATCCTGGTCTTCGACGGCGCCAGCGCCCGCGCGGGGATCGGAGCCGACACCATCACGGGACTCATCGCCCCCACCGTGGTCACCCTGCTCGACACGGCAGGCGTGCGCTGA
- a CDS encoding maleylpyruvate isomerase family mycothiol-dependent enzyme has protein sequence MTLEGAIVATADRIAVLLEAGADPRTPLPGAEWTVGEAAAHLALAGKLMGDIGAGEDRPYGDGTPSGLAAANRAALAVFPQRDPAVLGAEIADRARAFVAAAAGCSPREAVLTPMGPMDRATLGSYLLTHLLGHGYDIAVALRGPHMVDREVVAFTLPFIRLAMPRVVNPGAAGHHACYLLRIGRDRFAVTFADGVPTVTDTPPRRPDCTIAIDPVAFLLLALGRWTVPTVMARAKVVVWGRKPWLGLRFPLLFTAP, from the coding sequence ATGACACTCGAGGGGGCCATTGTCGCCACTGCCGACCGGATCGCGGTGCTGCTCGAGGCGGGAGCCGACCCGCGGACGCCGTTGCCCGGCGCGGAGTGGACGGTGGGGGAGGCGGCGGCGCACCTCGCGCTGGCAGGGAAGCTGATGGGGGACATCGGGGCGGGCGAGGACCGTCCCTACGGCGATGGGACGCCGAGCGGTCTCGCGGCGGCCAACCGTGCGGCTCTGGCCGTCTTCCCGCAGCGGGATCCGGCGGTCCTCGGCGCGGAGATCGCGGACAGGGCCCGGGCCTTCGTTGCGGCCGCGGCCGGTTGCAGTCCGCGGGAGGCGGTGCTGACGCCGATGGGGCCGATGGATAGGGCCACCCTGGGCTCGTACCTGCTCACGCACCTGCTCGGGCACGGATACGACATCGCGGTCGCGCTGCGCGGGCCGCACATGGTCGACCGAGAAGTGGTCGCGTTCACGCTGCCCTTCATACGACTGGCCATGCCGCGTGTAGTGAACCCCGGCGCGGCCGGCCACCATGCGTGCTATCTGTTGCGGATCGGCCGCGACCGCTTCGCCGTCACCTTCGCGGACGGCGTGCCCACGGTCACCGACACCCCGCCCAGGCGCCCCGATTGCACGATAGCCATCGACCCCGTGGCCTTCCTCCTCCTCGCCCTGGGCCGCTGGACCGTCCCCACCGTCATGGCCCGCGCCAAGGTTGTCGTCTGGGGCCGCAAACCGTGGCTGGGCCTGCGCTTCCCGCTGCTCTTCACAGCACCATAG
- a CDS encoding HEAT repeat domain-containing protein, with translation MFEGLDDIDWASMEHAYGTAEEVPALLWALRSPHTEERRTALDRFYGAVHHQGSVYPSTAASLPFLFELAADGTTSERAAVVALLVSIGRESLDLGFEDDGTEIEYYPPMGCGQAVAFLRERGAQFAELARDPDPDVRLAAIGGLGLFLDDTDRAAAVLRERLAAEQDIAARLWIVQAAATLALRLPAATQQVTGWLSGLAADPAHGPVTRLAAVVQRARCAPDEIGEDAVPVAVGLLRETAHALPVQPIAPAPSRPAAPTDTVAPQIIAAFEDLDRHTRVYAPTTALLRTFHEALGARVPERTAVLAEQLSSPDPGSRLDAVRMSGELMRTWRGGHTRLLLLVAGQLTTADHEVAAEATAVLEACHAIAAPAREALAAHIDAQRAAYGPHVWATPDVLLRRSHQEAVRALARLGDARALPSLLAALDSDVDAWRAIQCAGHLPQAANQLAPRLRDHLHRLDLSQQRNEMSAAAILTALAALDDPASVPVLVDTLGAAARHEQHGVTRSALKALRAFGPAATGARATIRSLTTATDTHVRPAAVAALWATGGDLAEVMPLLLGLLDDPITFRISDAADLLGQIGPPASTALPRLRGLLTHDNEWVRVHCAAALWEIAGEAEAPPVLDTLLQAMAKNPATANHVVNCLDRMGPLAAPALPLLREQLAQPRRGGRFQSIDHDEELQQVSRTLIARLDPQAPAGPPTSPPTTRSGCP, from the coding sequence ATGTTCGAGGGACTTGATGACATCGACTGGGCATCGATGGAGCACGCGTACGGCACCGCCGAGGAGGTACCGGCACTGCTGTGGGCGCTGCGTTCCCCGCACACCGAGGAACGCCGCACGGCCCTCGACCGCTTCTACGGCGCGGTCCATCATCAGGGCAGCGTGTACCCGTCGACGGCGGCCAGCCTGCCCTTCCTGTTCGAGCTGGCCGCCGACGGCACCACGTCTGAGCGGGCCGCCGTCGTCGCGCTGCTGGTCAGCATCGGCCGGGAGTCCCTCGACCTGGGCTTCGAGGACGACGGCACCGAGATCGAGTACTACCCACCGATGGGCTGCGGGCAGGCCGTCGCCTTCCTGCGCGAGCGGGGTGCGCAGTTCGCCGAACTCGCCCGCGACCCCGACCCGGACGTGCGCCTGGCCGCGATCGGCGGGCTCGGACTCTTCCTCGACGACACCGACCGGGCCGCCGCCGTGCTGCGCGAGCGGCTGGCCGCCGAGCAAGATATCGCGGCGCGGCTGTGGATCGTTCAGGCGGCGGCCACCCTGGCACTGCGCCTGCCGGCGGCCACGCAACAGGTGACGGGCTGGCTCTCCGGGCTCGCCGCCGACCCGGCCCATGGCCCGGTGACCCGGCTCGCGGCCGTGGTCCAGCGAGCCCGCTGCGCCCCGGATGAGATCGGTGAGGATGCCGTGCCGGTCGCCGTCGGCCTGCTGCGCGAGACCGCCCACGCCCTACCCGTGCAGCCGATCGCACCGGCCCCGAGCCGCCCGGCGGCACCCACGGACACAGTCGCGCCCCAGATCATCGCCGCCTTCGAAGATCTCGACCGGCACACGCGCGTGTACGCACCGACCACAGCCCTGCTGCGTACGTTTCACGAAGCCCTGGGAGCCCGGGTCCCCGAGCGCACCGCAGTGCTGGCCGAGCAACTGAGCAGCCCCGACCCCGGCTCACGCCTGGACGCAGTCCGGATGAGCGGCGAGCTGATGCGCACCTGGCGCGGGGGTCACACCAGGCTCCTCCTGCTGGTCGCCGGCCAGCTCACCACGGCTGACCACGAGGTCGCCGCCGAGGCTACGGCCGTCCTGGAGGCATGCCACGCGATCGCAGCCCCGGCCCGGGAGGCACTCGCCGCGCACATCGACGCCCAACGCGCCGCGTACGGACCCCACGTATGGGCGACCCCCGACGTACTGCTGCGCAGAAGCCACCAGGAGGCCGTCCGGGCCCTGGCGCGACTCGGCGACGCACGCGCGCTTCCGAGTCTGCTGGCCGCACTGGACAGCGACGTCGACGCCTGGCGCGCGATCCAGTGCGCAGGGCATCTGCCGCAGGCGGCGAACCAGTTGGCGCCCCGGCTCCGCGACCACCTGCACCGGCTCGACCTCTCCCAGCAGCGGAACGAGATGAGCGCCGCCGCGATCCTGACCGCCCTGGCCGCCCTCGACGATCCGGCCTCGGTTCCTGTGCTGGTGGACACGCTCGGCGCTGCGGCGCGCCATGAGCAGCACGGCGTCACGCGATCAGCCCTGAAGGCACTGAGGGCGTTCGGCCCGGCGGCAACCGGAGCACGGGCCACGATCCGGTCGCTGACCACCGCCACCGACACACACGTACGGCCCGCCGCTGTCGCCGCGCTGTGGGCCACCGGCGGCGACCTGGCCGAGGTCATGCCGCTCCTGCTCGGCCTCCTCGACGACCCGATCACCTTCCGGATCAGCGACGCGGCTGATCTGCTCGGACAGATAGGCCCGCCCGCCTCCACCGCACTTCCGCGCCTGCGAGGCCTCCTGACACACGACAACGAATGGGTCAGGGTGCACTGCGCGGCCGCGCTCTGGGAGATCGCCGGCGAGGCCGAGGCACCGCCCGTCCTGGACACCCTGCTGCAGGCCATGGCCAAGAACCCCGCAACGGCCAACCACGTCGTGAACTGCCTGGACCGCATGGGCCCCCTCGCGGCACCGGCCCTGCCCCTGCTCCGCGAGCAACTGGCCCAGCCCCGGCGCGGCGGCAGGTTCCAGAGCATCGACCACGACGAGGAACTCCAGCAGGTCAGTCGTACCCTCATCGCCCGGCTCGATCCCCAAGCGCCGGCTGGTCCGCCCACCTCGCCCCCGACGACGCGCTCCGGCTGCCCCTGA
- a CDS encoding TolB-like translocation protein, producing the protein MRGNTNWSTTRRVRAALTAAVAVCAVTAVPHGAASAESTGIAGDGGAGVERISVAADGTQADDNSVGASITTDGRRIVFTSSAKNLIPGDTTVGDRVFLRDQRTRQTNRMGTQSPLQPPVISGDGEYLAYPHVWFNNNRIRQVQVRTTSEISANCWYNCNQPSLSADGRYIALVERRYKPQSSSQSIEILDYDDYNTKKSIANFDHTLPSWPSISGDGRHLAYQDGKAEDVFVWDRTDGTTSDPIEGPSKAAALVQLSEDGSKVVYLSGSDTYVHDVSSGTDQLVPNVRGVAIDPTGRYLLYAPHDTNGPSLTLRDLETGTDEIVSNQPASAGTDAVSAGGRDVVFQSTADDIVPGDTNGKSDVFVRRFYL; encoded by the coding sequence ATGAGGGGAAACACGAACTGGAGCACCACCAGACGTGTGCGGGCCGCCCTGACCGCGGCGGTCGCGGTTTGCGCGGTCACGGCGGTGCCGCACGGAGCGGCCTCAGCCGAGTCCACGGGCATCGCGGGCGACGGCGGTGCCGGTGTCGAGAGGATCAGTGTCGCGGCCGACGGCACCCAGGCCGACGACAACTCCGTAGGCGCCTCGATCACGACCGACGGCCGCCGTATCGTCTTCACGTCGTCGGCAAAGAACCTGATACCCGGCGACACGACGGTAGGCGACAGGGTGTTCCTCCGCGACCAGCGGACGAGGCAGACCAATCGGATGGGGACCCAGAGCCCACTCCAGCCCCCGGTGATCAGCGGGGACGGGGAATATCTCGCCTATCCGCACGTGTGGTTCAACAACAATCGGATTCGCCAGGTTCAGGTGAGGACGACATCCGAGATCTCCGCCAACTGCTGGTACAACTGCAACCAGCCGTCGCTGAGCGCGGACGGCCGCTACATCGCCCTCGTCGAACGCCGCTACAAGCCACAGTCGTCCAGTCAGAGCATCGAGATTCTGGACTATGACGACTACAACACCAAGAAGTCCATCGCCAACTTCGACCACACTCTCCCGTCCTGGCCGTCCATCAGCGGTGACGGCCGCCATCTCGCCTACCAGGACGGCAAGGCGGAGGACGTCTTCGTGTGGGACCGGACCGACGGCACCACATCCGACCCGATCGAGGGCCCGTCCAAGGCGGCGGCTCTCGTCCAGCTCAGCGAGGACGGCAGCAAGGTCGTCTACCTCTCGGGCTCCGACACCTACGTCCACGACGTGAGCTCGGGCACCGACCAACTGGTGCCGAACGTGCGGGGCGTGGCCATTGATCCCACCGGCCGCTATCTGCTGTACGCCCCTCACGACACGAACGGACCGTCGCTCACGCTGCGCGACCTGGAGACGGGCACCGACGAGATCGTCTCGAACCAGCCCGCCTCGGCCGGGACCGACGCGGTCAGCGCTGGTGGGCGCGACGTGGTGTTCCAGTCCACGGCCGACGACATCGTGCCCGGCGACACCAACGGCAAGTCGGACGTCTTCGTTCGCCGCTTCTACCTCTGA
- a CDS encoding FAD-dependent monooxygenase, with protein MPKRHAVVAGAGIGGLTAAVALHRRGWHVTVCERAPEPPATGAGIGLAPNALRALDTIGVDAARAAGSAVPTTMGVRRSDGQWLTRTDTADMAARYGMPPIAVPRPAFTAALAASLPPEALRYGTAVTAVDDAAGRPTIRTAVGPDLPADLVVAADGIHSPLRRAYFPAHPGLHYIGETAWRTIVDAPDLRIPAMSETWGRGERFGVTPLSDGRFYLYATAVLPAGTRSADPRAELRRRFGSWHDPIPALLDRIRRLDPADVLQNDLYDLAAPLPTLHHGRIAWLGDAAHAMAPNLGQGGCQAIEDAVLLAHLLPAGDSADGTDSTDSVPAALAAYTAARRGRTDAVRVRARRVGRLGALRNPLVVAARDLAVRATPARLALHAMDDLFNGFRLPG; from the coding sequence ATGCCGAAACGTCACGCGGTGGTGGCCGGGGCCGGAATCGGCGGCCTCACCGCCGCCGTAGCACTGCACCGCCGCGGCTGGCACGTCACCGTCTGCGAACGCGCCCCCGAACCCCCGGCCACCGGCGCCGGCATCGGCCTCGCCCCCAACGCCCTGCGCGCACTCGACACCATCGGCGTCGACGCCGCCCGCGCCGCCGGCAGCGCCGTACCCACGACGATGGGCGTACGCCGCTCCGACGGCCAGTGGCTCACCCGGACCGACACCGCCGACATGGCAGCCCGCTACGGCATGCCCCCGATCGCCGTCCCGCGCCCGGCCTTCACCGCCGCCCTGGCCGCCTCCCTGCCGCCGGAGGCCCTGCGCTACGGCACCGCCGTGACCGCCGTCGACGACGCCGCGGGCCGCCCGACCATCCGTACGGCAGTCGGCCCGGACCTTCCCGCCGATCTGGTCGTCGCCGCCGACGGCATCCACAGCCCGCTGCGCCGCGCGTACTTCCCCGCCCACCCCGGCCTGCACTACATCGGCGAGACCGCCTGGCGGACCATCGTGGACGCCCCGGACCTCCGGATACCGGCCATGAGCGAGACCTGGGGGCGGGGCGAGCGGTTCGGCGTCACCCCGCTCTCCGACGGCCGGTTCTACCTCTACGCCACCGCGGTCCTCCCGGCCGGCACCCGGTCGGCCGACCCCCGCGCCGAACTCCGGCGCCGCTTCGGCTCGTGGCACGACCCGATTCCAGCCCTGCTGGACCGCATCCGCCGCCTCGACCCTGCCGACGTCCTCCAGAACGACCTCTACGACCTGGCCGCCCCGCTCCCCACCCTGCACCACGGCCGGATCGCCTGGCTGGGCGACGCCGCCCACGCCATGGCCCCCAACCTGGGCCAGGGCGGCTGCCAGGCCATCGAGGACGCGGTGCTCCTCGCGCACCTGCTTCCCGCCGGAGACAGCGCAGACGGCACAGACAGCACAGACTCCGTCCCGGCCGCCCTCGCCGCGTACACCGCCGCCCGCCGCGGGCGTACCGACGCCGTGCGCGTCCGCGCCCGCCGGGTCGGCCGCCTGGGCGCCCTGCGTAACCCGCTCGTAGTGGCGGCCCGCGACCTCGCTGTCCGTGCCACCCCTGCCCGCCTGGCCCTGCACGCCATGGACGACCTCTTCAACGGCTTCCGCCTCCCCGGGTAG
- a CDS encoding response regulator — MTMTDVTPVRVLIVDDQAMVRGSFRVLVDHTPGMTAVGEAANGAEAVELARRERPDVVLMDIRMPDLDGIEATRQICADPALSGVRVLILTTFDLDEYVYAALRAGAAGFLLKDTPPSEVLTAVGVVAAGEALLAPSVTRRLIAEFARRPEPARPPSRSLDGVTDRELEVLGLIARGLSNTEMAEHLHLSLATVKTHIGRLLSKLRARDRAQLVIVAYETGLVGERRRGV, encoded by the coding sequence ATGACCATGACCGACGTGACCCCGGTCCGGGTACTGATCGTCGACGACCAGGCGATGGTGCGCGGCAGTTTCCGGGTCCTCGTCGACCACACGCCCGGCATGACGGCCGTAGGCGAGGCCGCGAACGGAGCGGAGGCCGTCGAACTCGCCCGCCGCGAACGGCCGGACGTCGTGCTGATGGACATACGCATGCCGGACCTTGACGGCATTGAGGCGACCCGGCAGATCTGCGCAGACCCGGCCCTGTCCGGCGTCCGCGTCCTCATCCTCACCACCTTCGACCTGGACGAGTACGTCTACGCCGCCCTGCGCGCCGGCGCCGCGGGCTTTCTGCTCAAGGACACCCCGCCGTCCGAGGTCCTCACCGCCGTCGGCGTCGTTGCCGCGGGCGAGGCACTGCTCGCTCCCTCGGTGACCCGCCGCCTGATCGCGGAGTTCGCCCGCCGTCCGGAGCCTGCGCGCCCGCCCAGCCGCTCGCTGGACGGGGTCACCGACCGGGAGCTGGAGGTGCTCGGTCTGATCGCGCGAGGGTTGTCCAACACAGAGATGGCAGAGCACCTCCATCTGAGCCTGGCCACGGTCAAGACCCACATCGGACGCTTGCTCAGCAAGCTGCGTGCGCGCGACCGTGCCCAGCTCGTGATCGTCGCCTACGAGACCGGGCTCGTGGGCGAGCGTCGGCGTGGAGTGTGA
- a CDS encoding sensor histidine kinase, which translates to MKSKGQRHLYALDLSAALALTAVYVGFARLTADDGQPAFTGPPWLGCLIAAAVGLPIAVRRRWPLPVLMAVLAALATASLLDIPREPYAAAGLAAYLVGLAEPARQSVLALAVTLPVAGGAVYLSEAVVTPAEDQQGAVGMAGLVLLVIGGAWAVGFTVRGRRAEAARELRRRSKRALDEERLRIARELHDIVSHNLSLIAVKAGVAGHVAEADPREARAALKVIEETSRSALTEMRRTLGVLRTEGAPLGPVPDLDRLDSLAAEAHRAGVDVDLTVHATEGLAEGTQLTIYRIVQEALTNAVRHAAPTRCQVTVEADAREVRIDVADEGPPSARGRSGGELPGGHGLLGMRERAMMYGGSFEAGPRPEGGFAVSVRLPVEGNQ; encoded by the coding sequence ATGAAGTCCAAGGGGCAACGCCATCTGTACGCCCTCGACCTCAGCGCGGCCCTGGCTCTGACCGCCGTGTACGTCGGCTTCGCCCGGCTGACCGCCGACGACGGCCAACCCGCCTTCACAGGGCCGCCCTGGCTCGGCTGTCTGATCGCCGCCGCGGTCGGCCTGCCGATCGCCGTACGCCGCCGTTGGCCGCTCCCGGTTCTGATGGCCGTGCTGGCCGCCCTGGCCACGGCGTCGCTCCTCGACATCCCCCGTGAGCCGTACGCGGCCGCCGGGCTCGCGGCCTACCTCGTCGGACTGGCCGAGCCCGCCCGCCAGTCCGTGCTCGCACTCGCGGTGACGCTGCCGGTGGCGGGCGGTGCCGTCTACCTGAGCGAGGCGGTGGTCACTCCCGCCGAAGACCAGCAAGGCGCCGTCGGGATGGCCGGGCTTGTGCTCCTGGTCATCGGTGGGGCCTGGGCCGTGGGGTTCACTGTGCGCGGTCGCCGAGCCGAGGCGGCCCGTGAACTGCGGCGCCGGTCGAAGCGCGCACTGGACGAGGAGCGTCTGAGGATCGCCCGTGAACTGCATGACATCGTCTCGCACAACCTCAGCCTGATCGCCGTCAAGGCGGGCGTCGCCGGGCATGTGGCGGAGGCCGACCCGCGGGAGGCACGGGCCGCCCTCAAGGTCATCGAGGAGACAAGCCGTTCCGCACTGACCGAGATGAGGCGCACGCTCGGCGTGCTGCGTACCGAGGGCGCGCCTCTGGGACCCGTACCGGATCTCGACCGCCTCGACTCGCTCGCCGCGGAGGCACACCGGGCAGGGGTGGACGTCGACCTGACGGTGCATGCCACGGAAGGTCTGGCCGAGGGCACACAGCTGACCATCTACCGGATCGTCCAGGAGGCCCTCACCAACGCGGTCCGCCACGCAGCACCGACCCGCTGTCAGGTCACGGTCGAGGCCGATGCGCGAGAGGTCCGCATCGATGTCGCGGACGAGGGACCGCCGTCCGCACGCGGGCGGTCCGGCGGTGAACTGCCGGGCGGGCATGGACTCCTGGGGATGCGGGAGCGGGCGATGATGTACGGCGGCAGCTTCGAGGCGGGGCCCCGGCCGGAGGGCGGCTTCGCGGTGTCCGTCCGCCTGCCCGTCGAAGGGAACCAATGA